One genomic region from Populus nigra chromosome 8, ddPopNigr1.1, whole genome shotgun sequence encodes:
- the LOC133700707 gene encoding BTB/POZ domain-containing protein At5g41330-like, which translates to MPSRNDNLNLQKLLLNPSTGSSIVTINVGGQIFQTTDQTLTLAGPSSLFSQLSELTHLGPHFIDRDPELFSILLSLLRTGNLPSKAKSYDLQDLIEESKFYKIESLLVNSLSNPSQFDPFNLQETLILPLNSRDTASAVATTPYGTLHVSHGSKITSFDWSLQRKSTTLTQFTAIDSMLAISPNLVAAGATDFSGLQILDLEKKGFVLETLNWENVTKSGSTVQAIGSSNDMLFTSFESSRRNSNSIMVYDLKTFSPVTEIGHYEIFGADLDSAIPATKLKWVESYNVVMAAGSHSGPSGVLGNVKFWDIRSGNVVWEFKEKVDCFSDITVSDSLSSIFKVGVNSGEVFNADLRKLGSEGHDSWVCLGDDRKVGNVRKEGVGCKIEAHGNQVFCSKGGDIELWSEVVMGSLRKREEGLPERVFRKNLMGRVKDMEGSRVTNLAFGGNKMFVTRKDRQSVEVWQSSVRGF; encoded by the coding sequence ATGCCCTCTCGAAACGACAACCTAAATCTCCAGAAACTCTTACTCAATCCATCAACAGGATCAAGCATAGTAACAATTAACGTCGGTGGGCAAATCTTTCAAACAACAGATCAAACTCTAACTCTAGCAGGTCCAAGTTCCCTCTTTTCCCAGCTCTCCGAGTTGACTCATCTCGGTCCCCATTTCATAGACCGAGACCCCGAGTTATTCTCTATCCTCTTATCCCTCTTAAGAACCGGAAATCTCCCTTCAAAGGCCAAGTCTTATGATCTCCAAGACCTGATTGAAGAGTCAAAGTTTTACAAGATTGAATCTTTATTGGTTAATTCTCTCTCAAACCCATctcaattcgacccttttaacCTCCAGGAAACCCTAATCTTGCCCTTGAATAGCCGGGACACGGCGTCAGCGGTTGCAACGACACCGTATGGTACCTTGCATGTGTCTCATGGTAGCAAGATCACATCTTTTGATTGGTCATTGCAGAGAAAGTCAACGACTTTGACCCAATTCACTGCGATTGATTCTATGTTAGCGATTTCCCCAAACTTGGTGGCTGCTGGGGCTACTGACTTCTCGGGGTTGCAAATTCTGGATCTTGAGAAAAAGGGTTTTGTCTTGGAGACATTGAATTGGGAAAATGTGACTAAATCGGGGTCAACAGTACAAGCAATTGGGTCATCTAATGATATGTTGTTTACGAGTTTCGAATCAAGTAGGCGAAACTCGAATTCGATAATGGTTTATGATTTAAAGACTTTTTCTCCAGTTACTGAGATTGGTCATTATGAAATATTCGGTGCTGATTTGGATTCTGCTATACCAGCCACGAAATTGAAGTGGGTAGAGAGTTATAATGTGGTAATGGCGGCAGGGTCTCACAGTGGACCGTCAGGCGTGTTAGGGAATGTGAAGTTCTGGGATATAAGGAGTGGAAATGTGGTTTGGGAATTCAAGGAAAAAGTTGATTGTTTTTCCGATATTACTGTTTCAGATAGTTTGTCATCGATTTTTAAAGTTGGGGTGAATTCTGGAGAGGTGTTTAATGCAGATTTGAGGAAGTTAGGGAGCGAGGGGCATGATTCGTGGGTTTGTTTAGGTGACGATAGGAAGGTGGGGAATGTGAGGAAAGAAGGGGTTGGGTGTAAGATTGAGGCTCATGGGAATCAAGTGTTCTGTAGTAAGGGCGGTGATATTGAGCTTTGGTCTGAAGTGGTGATGGGTTCGTTGAGGAAGAGAGAAGAGGGATTGCCAGAAAGGGTGTTTAGGAAGAATTTGATGGGGAGGGTGAAGGACATGGAAGGCTCAAGGGTTACAAATTTAGCTTTTGGAGGGAACAAAATGTTTGTGACGAGGAAGGATCGGCAGTCCGTTGAGGTTTGGCAAAGTTCTGTCAGgggattttga
- the LOC133700898 gene encoding uncharacterized protein LOC133700898, with product MRDVNGESRAANNTLETINAAATAIASAENRVPQATVQKRRWRSRWSIYWCFGYQKRKRQIGHAVLFPESSAPGSGAPAAENSAQAPEVTFPFVAPPSSPASFFQSEPPSVTQSPAGLVSCTSISASMYSPSGPASIFAIGPYAHETQLVSPPVFSTFTTEPSTAPYTPPPESVHLTTPSSPEVPFAQLIDPTLRNGVTGLRFPFDFQSYQFHPGSSVGQLISPSSGISGSGTSSPFPDGEFAVGGPHSPEFRMGPKLLNLDKLSTREWGSYQDSGALTPDSVRHGSPNFLLHRQFSDVASHPRSENGHDDDQVVNHRFSFELSVKDASRCVEEKPACSIKTVPEYVENGTKAKEEESYGELIQSFERRSGDTSNDTPETPSTDGEAPQHRKQQPITLGSVNEFNFDNADEGDSHKPSSSNWWANGSVIGKEGETTKNWSFFPMVQSDVS from the exons ATGAGAGACGTGAATGGAGAGTCGAGAGCTGCAAACAATACTCTAGAGACTATAAACGCTGCCGCTACTGCGATCGCCTCTGCTGAGAACCGTGTGCCTCAAGCTACGGTTCAG AAGCGAAGATGGAGAAGCCGCTGGAGCATATATTGGTGTTTTGGATATCAGAAGCGCAAAAGGCAAATTGGGCATGCTGTCCTTTTTCCTGAATCATCAGCTCCTGGAAGTGGTGCTCCTGCGGCTGAAAATTCAGCCCAAGCACCAGAAGTCACGTTCCCCTTTGTTGCACCTCCCTCCTCCCCTGCCTCTTTCTTTCAATCAGAACCCCCTTCTGTTACACAATCACCGGCAGGTTTAGTGTCCTGCACCTCTATATCTGCTAGCATGTACTCTCCCAGTGGGCCTGcctctatttttgctattggtCCTTATGCCCATGAAACCCAGTTAGTCTCACCACCTGTGTTCTCAACTTTTACCACTGAACCATCAACTGCTCCTTACACTCCTCCTCCCGAGTCTGTCCACTTGACTACACCTTCCTCGCCTGAGGTGCCTTTCGCTCAATTAATTGACCCTACCCTGCGAAATGGTGTTACTGGTTTGAGATTCCCATTTGATTTTCAGTCTTATCAGTTTCATCCTGGAAGCTCAGTTGGCCAACTCATTTCACCTAGCTCTGGCATTTCAGGCTCAGGCACATCATCTCCTTTCCCTGATGGTGAATTTGCTGTTGGTGGTCCTCACTCTCCTGAATTCCGAATGGGTCCAAAGCTCTTGAACCTTGATAAGCTTTCCACCCGTGAATGGGGATCCTATCAAGATTCAGGGGCTCTGACTCCAGATTCTGTGAGGCACGGATCGCCCAACTTTCTCCTGCATCGTCAGTTTTCTGATGTTGCTTCACATCCTCGTTCAGAAAATGGACACGACGATGATCAAGTTGTTAATCATAGATTCTCTTTCGAGTTAAGTGTCAAAGATGCCTCAAGATGTGTGGAAGAGAAGCCAGCATGTTCTATTAAAACTGTGCCAGAATATGTGGAAAATGGAACAAAAGCTAAAGAAGAAGAGAGTTATGGTGAATTGATACAAAGCTTTGAGCGTCGATCTGGTGACACATCTAATGATACACCAGAGACACCTTCAACAGATGGGGAGGCACCACAGCATCGAAAGCAACAGCCCATCACTCTTGGCTCTGTTAATGAATTTAACTTTGACAATGCTGATGAAGGAGATTCACACAAACCTAGTAGTTCGAACTGGTGGGCTAATGGAAGTGTTATTGGGAAGGAGGGTGAAACAACGAAGAACTGGTCCTTCTTCCCTATGGTGCAGTCGGATGTTAGCTAG
- the LOC133701786 gene encoding puromycin-sensitive aminopeptidase-like — protein MARLILSCKSSCLAKTSLLGLISSAPLQTIGQASCFQNSVRNISKHRGFLSSEAAFSRKSWLSYPALYRDKQGRRRLICAVATEPLPKQVEESKMDTPKEIFLKDYKLPDYYFDSVDLNFLLGEEKTIVSSKITVFPRVDGSSPLVLDGADLKLLSVKVNGEELKNGNYHLDSRHLTIPSPPSGTFTLEIVTEIYPQKNTSLEGLYKSSGNFCTQCEAEGFRKITFYQDRPDIMAKYTVRIEADKSLYPVLLSNGNLLGQGDLEGGKHYALWEDPFKKPCYLFGLVAGQLESRDDTFVTCSGRNVSLRIWTPAQDVHKTAHAMYSLKAAMKWDEDVFGLEYDLDLFNIVAVPDFNMGAMENKSLNIFNSKLVLASPETASDADYAAILGVIGHEYFHNWTGNRVTCRDWFQLSLKEGLTVFRDQEFSSDMGSRTVKRIADVSRLRISQFPQDAGPMAHPVRPHSYIKMDNFYTVTVYEKGAEVVRMYKTLLGSQGFRKGMDLYFKRHDGQAVTCEDFFAAMRDANDADFANFLQWYSQAGTPLVKVTSSYDAAAHTFTLKFSQEVPPTPGQPVKEPMFIPVVSGLLDPRGKDMPLSSVYHDGALRSIANNSEPAYSTILRLTKKEEEFIFSDIHERPVPSLLRGFSAPIRLESDLSDSDLFFLLAHDSDDFNRWEAGQVLARKLMLSLVVDFQQGKPLVLNPKFVQGLRSILCDSSLDKEFIAKAITLPGEGEIMDMMEVADPDAVHAVRSFIRKQLASELKADFLSLVENNRSSEEYAFNYPSMARRALKNIALAYLASLEDQELTELALHEYKTATNMTEQFAALAAIAQNPGKIHDEVLADFYTKWRDDFLVVNKWFALQAMSDVPGNVENVRNLLSHPAYDLRNPNKVYSLIGGFCSSPVNFHAKDGSGYKFLGEIVVQLDKINPQVASRMVSAFSRWRRYDETRQNLAKAQLEMIVSANGLSENVFEIASKCLAA, from the exons CTTCAAACTATAGGCCAAGCTAGTTGCTTTCAGAATTCAGTGAGAAATATCTCGAAACACAGAGGTTTCCTCAGCTCAGAG GCTGCCTTTTCAAGGAAGTCTTGGCTTTCATACCCAGCATTATAT AGAGATAAGCAAGGGAGAAGGAGGCTAATTTGTGCAGTCGCCACAGAACCATTACCCAAGCaagttgaagaatccaaaatggACACTCCAAAAGAAATATTTCTCAAGGATTACAAGTTGCCTGACTATTACTTTGATTCA gtggatttgaattttttgctGGGCGAGGAGAAAACGATTGTTAGTTCAAAAATAACTGTTTTCCCCAGAGTTGATG GTTCGTCTCCACTAGTTTTGGATGGAGCAGACTTGAAGTTGCTTTCAGTTAAAGTCAATGGCGAGGAACTGAAG AATGGAAATTATCATTTGGATTCACGCCATTTAACAATCCCATCACCACCTTCTGGTACATTTACACTGGAAATTGTTACCGAGATATATCCCCAGAAGAACACATCATTGGAG GGGCTTTACAAGTCATCTGGGAATTTTTGCACCCAATGTGAAGCAGAGGGTTTCCgcaaaattacattttatcaG GATCGCCCTGATATAATGGCAAAATACACTGTTCGGATTGAAGCTGATAAATCTTTGTACCCAGTATTGCTGTCTAATGGAAATCTCTTGGGACAAGGAGACCTTGAG GGTGGTAAGCATTATGCTCTATGGGAGGATCCCTTCAAGAAACCTTGCTACTTGTTTGGGTTGGTTGCTGGACAGTTGGAGAGCAGAGACGACACATTTGTAACCTGTTCTGGTCGAAATGTGTCACTAAGAATTTGGACCCCTGCACAAGATGTACACAAGACAGCACATGCCATGTATTCGCTTAAAGCAGCCATGAAATGGGATGAGGAT GTTTTTGGTCTTGAATATGACCTGGATCTCTTTAACATTGTTGCTGTCCCTGACTTTAACAT GGGAGCCATGGAGAACAAAAGTTTGAAT ATTTTCAATTCCAAACTTGTTTTGGCATCCCCAGAAACTGCTTCAGATGCAGATTATGCTGCAATTCTTGGAGTTATTGGTCATGAG TATTTCCACAACTGGACAGGCAACAG AGTGACTTGTCGTGATTGGTTCCAGCTCAGCTTAAAGGAAGGTCTCACTGTATTTCGTGATCAG GAGTTTTCATCTGACATGGGGAGCCGCACTGTTAAGAGGATTGCTGATGTTTCAAGGCTTCGAATTTCTCAGTTTCCTCAG GATGCAGGTCCTATGGCTCATCCTGTGCGACCACATTCATATATCAAG ATGGACAACTTCTACACTG TGACG GTGTATGAAAAG GGAGCTGAAGTTGTCAGGATGTACAAGACCTTATTAGGGAGTCAAGGTTTCAGAAAG GGCATGGATCTTTATTTTAAGAGACATGATGGTCAAGCTGTGACATGCGAAGATTTTTTTGCTGCCATGCGAGATGCAAATGATGCAGATTTCGCTAATTTCTTACAATG GTATTCTCAAGCTGGTACCCCTCTGGTGAAAGTTACTTCATCTTATGATGCTGCAGCACATACTTTCACCTTAAAGTTCAG TCAAGAAGTACCACCCACTCCAGGGCAGCCAGTTAAAGAACCCATGTTCATTCCTGTGGTATCAGGGCTTCTGGATCCAAGGGGCAAGGACATGCCACTCTCCTCTGTGTATCATGATGGGGCATTAAGGTCCATTGCAAACAACAGCGAACCAGCCTATAGTACAATTCTTAGACTAACCAAG AAAGAGGAAGAATTTATCTTCTCCGATATACATGAACGGCCAGTACCTTCTCTATTGCGGGGTTTCAGCGCTCCAATCCGTCTTGAATCTGATCTCTCTGATAGTGATCTGTTTTTCCTCCTTGCTCATGATTCAGATGACTTCAACCG ttGGGAGGCTGGACAAGTCTTAGCAAGGAAGCTGATGCTCAGCTTAGTTGTTGATTTCCAACAAGGGAAACCTTTGGTTCTGAACCCAAAGTTTGTGCAAGGGCTAAGAAGCATACTTTGTGACTCAAGTTTGGATAAG GAATTTATTGCAAAGGCAATAACTCTACCAGGTGAAGGAGAAATAATGGACATGATGGAAGTTGCAGATCCTGATGCTGTTCATGCTGTTCGATCTTTCATCAGGAAGCAGCTTGCTTCTGAACTGAAAGCAGATTTTCTAAGCTTG GTTGAGAACAATAGGAGCTCAGAAGAGTATGCCTTTAACTATCCTAGTATGGCCAGGCGTGCTCTGAAGAATATTGCTCTTG CTTATCTTGCATCACTCGAAGACCAGGAGTTAACTGAGCTTGCACTACATGAGTACAAAACTGCCACAAATATGACTGAGCAATTTGCAGCTTTGGCCGCCATAGCCCAGAATCCTGGGAAAATTCATGATGAAGTACTGGCTGACTTCTACACCAAGTGGCGGGATGACTTTTTG GTTGTGAATAAATGGTTTGCTCTTCAAGCCATGTCCGATGTTCCTGGTAATGTTGAAAATGTTCGCAACCTCTTAAGTCATCCAGCATATGATTTGCGCAATCCAAACAAG GTGTACTCACTCATTGGAGGATTCTGCAGCTCTCCTGTGAATTTCCATGCAAAGGATGGGTCAGGGTACAAGTTCTTGGGAGAGATTGTGGTGCAACTGGACAAAATTAATCCTCAG GTGGCCTCCCGCATGGTGTCAGCCTTCTCAAGATGGAGACGTTATGATGAAACCCGACAAAACCTCGCCAAG GCACAGCTGGAGATGATCGTGTCTGCCAATGGTCTGTCGGAGAATGTATTTGAGATCGCCTCAAAATGCTTAGCTGCTTAA